A genomic segment from Malus domestica chromosome 05, GDT2T_hap1 encodes:
- the LOC103448896 gene encoding probable S-adenosylmethionine carrier 2, chloroplastic isoform X2, whose product MQTKTSQSHSPAISMGSSEKVPNGCLTTASDRDDTPFDLLRDFYDGVIAGGAAGVFVEAALYPIDTIKTRLQVAHAGGQIMLKGLYSGLAGNLAGVLPASAIFVGVYEPTKQKLLNVLPENLSALAHLTAGAIAGAASSVVRVPTEVVKQRMQTAQFSSAPDAVRLILAKEGFKGLYAGYGSFLLRDLPFDAVQFCIYEQLRIGFKLAARRDLKDPEVALIGAFAGAITGAITTPLDVIKTRLMVQGSGNQYQGICDCVGTIMREEGSHAFWKGVGPRVLWIGIGGSIFFGVLERTKQILEERRPRHHKS is encoded by the exons CCATCAGCATGGGTAGCTCTGAGAAGGTGCCAAATGGCTGCTTGACAACAGCTAGTGATAGAGATGATACACCTTTCGATCTTTTACGCGATTTTTATG ATGGTGTCATAGCTGGCGGTGCTGCTGGTGTTTTTGTAGAAGCAGCTTTATACCCTATTGACACAATAAAAACTCGATTACAG GTTGCCCATGCTGGAGGGCAAATTATGTTGAAGGGTCTGTATTCAGGATTGGCTGGAAACCTTGCTGGTGTCTTGCC GGCTTCTGCCATATTTGTTGGTGTTTATGAACCTACAAAGCAGAAACTTCTGAACGTATTGCCAGAAAACCTTAGTGCTTTAGCTCATTTG ACTGCAGGTGCCATTGCAGGTGCTGCTTCTTCTGTTGTACGAGTTCCAACAGAG GTTGTCAAGCAACGGATGCAAACCGCACAGTTTTCCTCAGCCCCAGATGCTGTCCGTCTTATTCTTGCTAAGGAGGGTTTCAAAGGTCTTTATGCG GGGTATGGATCATTCCTACTGCGAGATTTACCATTTGATGCTGTTCAGTTTTGCATCTACGAGCAGCTTCGAATAGGATTTAAACTAGCG GCACGAAGAGATCTGAAAGACCCTGAGGTTGCTTTAATTGGTGCTTTTGCTG GTGCAATAACTGGAGCTATAACTACTCCTCTTGACGTGATAAAAACGAGATTAATGGTTCAG GGATCAGGAAACCAGTaccaaggaatttgtgattgtgTTGGGACCATAATGAGAGAAGAAGGAAGTCATGCTTTTTGGAAG GGTGTTGGACCACGAGTTTTGTGGATAGGTATTGGGGGTTCAATATTTTTCGGTGTTCTTGAAAGGACAAAGCAAATACTTGAGGAAAGGCGCCCCAGGCATCACAAGTCTTAA
- the LOC103448896 gene encoding probable S-adenosylmethionine carrier 2, chloroplastic isoform X1 — MQTKTSQSHSPAISMGSSEKVPNGCLTTASDRDDTPFDLLRDFYDGVIAGGAAGVFVEAALYPIDTIKTRLQVAHAGGQIMLKGLYSGLAGNLAGVLPASAIFVGVYEPTKQKLLNVLPENLSALAHLTAGAIAGAASSVVRVPTEVVKQRMQTAQFSSAPDAVRLILAKEGFKGLYAGYGSFLLRDLPFDAVQFCIYEQLRIGFKLAARRDLKDPEVALIGAFAGAITGAITTPLDVIKTRLMVQGSGNQYQGICDCVGTIMREEGSHAFWKASVAN; from the exons CCATCAGCATGGGTAGCTCTGAGAAGGTGCCAAATGGCTGCTTGACAACAGCTAGTGATAGAGATGATACACCTTTCGATCTTTTACGCGATTTTTATG ATGGTGTCATAGCTGGCGGTGCTGCTGGTGTTTTTGTAGAAGCAGCTTTATACCCTATTGACACAATAAAAACTCGATTACAG GTTGCCCATGCTGGAGGGCAAATTATGTTGAAGGGTCTGTATTCAGGATTGGCTGGAAACCTTGCTGGTGTCTTGCC GGCTTCTGCCATATTTGTTGGTGTTTATGAACCTACAAAGCAGAAACTTCTGAACGTATTGCCAGAAAACCTTAGTGCTTTAGCTCATTTG ACTGCAGGTGCCATTGCAGGTGCTGCTTCTTCTGTTGTACGAGTTCCAACAGAG GTTGTCAAGCAACGGATGCAAACCGCACAGTTTTCCTCAGCCCCAGATGCTGTCCGTCTTATTCTTGCTAAGGAGGGTTTCAAAGGTCTTTATGCG GGGTATGGATCATTCCTACTGCGAGATTTACCATTTGATGCTGTTCAGTTTTGCATCTACGAGCAGCTTCGAATAGGATTTAAACTAGCG GCACGAAGAGATCTGAAAGACCCTGAGGTTGCTTTAATTGGTGCTTTTGCTG GTGCAATAACTGGAGCTATAACTACTCCTCTTGACGTGATAAAAACGAGATTAATGGTTCAG GGATCAGGAAACCAGTaccaaggaatttgtgattgtgTTGGGACCATAATGAGAGAAGAAGGAAGTCATGCTTTTTGGAAG gCTTCCGTGGCAAATTGA